One stretch of Streptomyces sp. 135 DNA includes these proteins:
- a CDS encoding ATP-binding protein: protein MTTTALTRAPQQPARITGRLGDILAQRGIAPDAAAQEPTPEPVTALQQAEARIPARFRHALADHPQVTAWADEITRAGRPGPGGAPGIAEGPSLRIVGPTGTGKTHQAYGAIRTLLAAGVRLRWEAVTAADLYARLRPRPGFDSERDLQSLMRCPLLLLDDLGAAKTSEWTEELTYRLINHRYEHLRPTLITSNLTTDTLRAALGDRVASRLAQMTERVTLEGDDRRRQKPVA from the coding sequence CTGACCACCACCGCCCTCACCCGCGCTCCGCAGCAGCCTGCCCGGATCACCGGCCGACTCGGCGACATCCTGGCCCAGCGCGGCATCGCCCCCGACGCCGCCGCCCAGGAGCCGACGCCCGAACCCGTCACCGCACTGCAACAGGCGGAAGCCCGCATCCCCGCCCGCTTCCGCCACGCCCTCGCCGACCACCCCCAGGTCACCGCCTGGGCGGACGAGATCACCCGCGCCGGACGCCCCGGCCCCGGCGGCGCACCGGGCATCGCGGAGGGCCCCTCGCTGCGAATCGTCGGACCGACCGGCACCGGAAAGACCCACCAGGCGTACGGCGCCATCCGCACCCTGCTGGCCGCCGGGGTCCGCCTGCGCTGGGAAGCCGTCACCGCCGCCGACCTCTACGCCCGGCTGCGCCCGCGCCCCGGGTTCGACAGCGAGCGCGACCTGCAGAGCCTGATGCGCTGCCCGCTGCTGCTCCTGGACGACCTTGGCGCGGCGAAGACCAGCGAGTGGACCGAGGAGTTGACCTACCGGCTGATCAACCACCGGTACGAGCACCTGCGCCCCACCCTGATCACCAGCAACCTCACCACCGACACCCTGCGGGCAGCCCTCGGCGACCGCGTCGCCTCCCGCCTGGCCCAGATGACCGAACGCGTCACCCTCGAAGGCGACGACCGCCGCCGTCAGAAGCCCGTCGCCTGA
- a CDS encoding helix-turn-helix transcriptional regulator — MPPRPLVIGPAGHAAAQAIERTRTARGYSQRQLAARVTALGRPMTFTALSRIERTVRRCDIDDLVAIATALGIAPQTLLVGPLMPPGAAGVGEI, encoded by the coding sequence ATGCCGCCACGCCCTCTCGTCATCGGACCCGCCGGACACGCCGCCGCCCAAGCCATCGAACGCACCCGCACCGCCCGCGGCTACTCCCAGCGTCAGCTCGCCGCCCGGGTCACCGCACTGGGCCGGCCCATGACCTTCACCGCGCTCTCCCGCATCGAACGCACCGTCCGCCGCTGCGACATCGACGACCTCGTCGCCATCGCCACAGCCCTCGGAATCGCCCCGCAAACCCTCCTCGTCGGCCCCCTCATGCCCCCAGGGGCGGCAGGGGTGGGCGAAATATAG
- a CDS encoding helix-turn-helix domain-containing protein has protein sequence MAPRLLSIPTVAAALDVDRRTVYRFIAAGELPVVDLRTGPARSRVRVPAASLDDFINSRAVSSPARRR, from the coding sequence ATGGCCCCGCGCCTGCTGTCCATACCTACCGTCGCCGCAGCCCTGGACGTCGACCGCCGAACGGTCTACCGCTTCATCGCCGCCGGCGAGCTGCCCGTCGTCGACCTGCGCACAGGACCGGCTCGCTCTCGCGTTCGCGTCCCCGCCGCGAGCCTGGACGACTTCATCAACAGCCGGGCGGTCTCCTCGCCCGCGCGCCGCCGCTGA
- a CDS encoding AAA family ATPase codes for MTATPEPDSGTSPGALADRAVADVLSGLDSATGRGIVVDSPPGAGKSTLVKRATGHLTSTGHQVMIVAQTNEQVDDLVDNIAREYPDLPVGRLHKKDFVLPERVRRHANVWGSNEAPALRELPVVVSTAKKWSHVPREKCAPWRWAIVDEAYQMRSDALLATAPLFSEKDSQVLFVGDPGQLDPFATVDTDRWQGLTWDPLRNAVDVALAHNSDLLRHELPVSWRLPEMAAPLVQKAFYPFYSFISGTKAADRVLTYGTAPHRATPSDAVLACAAGSGWGLLELPPRHTLDDDPEVAEALAETAARLLERGALVNGEPLTESRIAIGAARTIQADSVRSRLEKRGLTDITVDTANRLQGREFDVTLVWHPLSGRQDASAFHLETGRLCVLLSRHRFACIVVARAGITDLLDRHPRSSPVYLDVPPKFPDGWRAHQVVMDYLEKQARP; via the coding sequence ATGACAGCCACTCCGGAACCCGACAGCGGCACGTCACCCGGCGCCCTCGCCGACCGGGCGGTCGCCGACGTGCTGTCCGGCCTGGACTCGGCCACCGGACGCGGCATCGTGGTGGACTCTCCACCGGGCGCGGGAAAGTCCACGCTGGTCAAGCGCGCCACCGGCCACCTGACATCGACCGGCCATCAGGTGATGATCGTCGCGCAGACCAACGAACAGGTCGACGACCTGGTCGACAACATCGCCCGGGAATACCCGGACCTCCCCGTCGGCCGCCTCCACAAGAAGGACTTCGTCCTGCCCGAACGGGTGCGCCGGCACGCCAACGTGTGGGGCAGCAACGAGGCACCCGCCCTCCGCGAGCTGCCGGTCGTCGTCTCCACTGCCAAGAAGTGGTCGCACGTCCCCCGCGAGAAGTGCGCGCCATGGCGCTGGGCCATCGTGGACGAGGCCTACCAGATGCGGTCGGACGCGCTGCTGGCGACGGCACCGCTGTTCTCCGAGAAGGACTCACAAGTCCTCTTCGTCGGCGATCCCGGGCAGCTGGACCCCTTCGCCACAGTGGACACCGACCGCTGGCAGGGACTGACCTGGGACCCGCTGCGCAACGCCGTCGACGTGGCGCTGGCGCACAACTCCGACCTGCTGCGACACGAGCTCCCGGTCTCCTGGCGGCTGCCGGAGATGGCAGCCCCTCTCGTGCAGAAGGCGTTCTATCCCTTCTACTCCTTCATCTCCGGCACCAAGGCGGCTGACCGCGTCCTCACCTACGGCACCGCACCTCACCGTGCAACACCGTCGGACGCCGTCCTCGCCTGCGCGGCCGGGTCGGGCTGGGGTCTGCTTGAGCTTCCGCCTCGGCACACCCTCGACGATGACCCCGAGGTGGCCGAAGCCCTGGCAGAAACGGCGGCCCGGTTGCTGGAGCGAGGGGCGCTGGTGAACGGAGAGCCGCTCACCGAGTCCCGCATCGCGATCGGAGCCGCCCGTACGATCCAGGCGGACTCGGTACGGTCGCGACTGGAGAAGCGGGGTCTCACGGACATCACCGTGGACACCGCCAACCGTCTCCAGGGCCGCGAGTTCGACGTCACACTGGTCTGGCACCCGCTCTCCGGCCGTCAGGATGCCTCCGCCTTCCATCTGGAGACGGGTCGCCTGTGCGTCCTGCTCTCCCGCCACCGCTTCGCCTGCATCGTCGTGGCCCGCGCCGGCATCACCGACCTCCTGGACCGGCATCCCCGCAGCAGCCCGGTCTACCTCGACGTACCACCGAAGTTCCCAGACGGGTGGCGGGCGCACCAAGTGGTCATGGACTACCTGGAGAAACAAGCTCGTCCATAG
- a CDS encoding DUF2637 domain-containing protein — MGITLIAAVGFVLSDDALRQMAVAAHISGPLTYLFPLVIDGFIALGVTALLILRTAPLRSRLYVWTLVTLATGASIWANALHAIRLNEQARLRLNNATVGALSAIAPLALAGAVHLYLVINRHLAANKAMAAEPPTAKAPSGGPPPPAAKSAATAIPAKQRLVQPTATPEPKPPAAPASPATTATAPPPATATPPRKATPKPGGRKASAPDAYLLELARQMRYETGTVRRTDLERTARAQGYTVDRARAQKAADTVLDEAATAKNLATTA, encoded by the coding sequence ATGGGGATCACCCTGATCGCCGCCGTCGGCTTCGTCCTCTCCGACGACGCCCTGCGGCAAATGGCCGTCGCCGCCCACATCAGTGGACCGCTGACCTACCTCTTCCCCCTCGTCATCGACGGCTTCATCGCGCTGGGCGTCACCGCCCTGCTCATCCTGCGCACCGCCCCGCTCCGCTCCCGCCTGTACGTGTGGACGCTCGTCACCCTGGCGACCGGCGCCAGCATCTGGGCCAACGCCCTGCACGCCATCCGCCTGAACGAACAGGCCCGCCTCCGCCTCAACAACGCCACCGTCGGCGCCCTGTCCGCCATCGCCCCACTCGCCCTCGCCGGCGCCGTCCACCTCTACCTCGTCATCAACCGCCACCTCGCCGCCAACAAGGCGATGGCGGCCGAACCGCCAACCGCCAAGGCACCCAGTGGCGGACCGCCACCGCCCGCTGCCAAGTCCGCCGCCACCGCCATACCCGCTAAGCAGCGCCTGGTGCAGCCGACCGCCACGCCAGAGCCGAAGCCGCCCGCCGCACCGGCTTCCCCCGCCACGACCGCCACGGCGCCGCCTCCCGCCACCGCCACACCGCCGAGGAAAGCGACGCCAAAACCTGGCGGGCGCAAGGCCAGCGCCCCTGACGCGTACCTCCTGGAGCTCGCCCGCCAGATGCGCTACGAGACCGGCACCGTCCGCCGGACCGACCTGGAGCGCACTGCCCGTGCCCAGGGCTACACCGTCGACAGGGCCCGGGCCCAGAAGGCCGCCGACACCGTCCTGGACGAAGCGGCCACCGCCAAGAATCTGGCGACCACCGCCTGA
- a CDS encoding PD-(D/E)XK nuclease family protein: protein MTCDVPWRVPQWMTGDEGPVRIGPGTGGGADEPHVCPARDAAKARPGLRARVPSQLPREEHETFTLGPVCAALDRIEFGGATVDEALGALSGHRPALHEGHRTYVEHAVRQYTSQGPDAFVPVQPYWAVRKDNGRRWELYAWWRRYQSADGTVREYRRLRHGDARASSRGEIAVAAYTAAFGADAAWPRRWNQEFVIHGSPGPVARVRIIEIGLGDGSRTVQFDGTAEEAKAYYEAHGGPHVRNVVRGGPERPGAACFDCKQFTGCEAVSRSPGVLALPSRRLPLRKVSISDLRYHAACPAQSLLRSLHLPKTGEYSDAAKLGQAVHGWVEALHRRTGPIPCTRGDMPPPGENWTAGRWRVPDEEAETGRAMLLQHVDSCPFQLPEAIERVECEPTRVFHDTAAQALVVAKPDLLYREDGSWVWRELKTTRTPARIGKDPLDAYPQLALAVVLLAQGELGGDPSGSRVELEVLRPDGSDPHVIDPMDAERLAKARAVLRRYAGPWREDRAWEARPGGHCHQCPVSRWCPSAQAPADAEEKA, encoded by the coding sequence ATGACGTGCGACGTGCCGTGGCGTGTGCCGCAGTGGATGACGGGGGACGAGGGGCCGGTCCGGATCGGGCCGGGCACAGGAGGGGGAGCGGACGAGCCGCACGTCTGCCCGGCCCGCGACGCGGCGAAGGCCCGGCCAGGACTTCGGGCGCGGGTGCCGTCGCAGCTTCCCCGGGAAGAGCACGAGACCTTCACGCTCGGTCCCGTGTGCGCGGCACTGGACCGGATCGAGTTCGGCGGCGCCACGGTGGACGAGGCGCTCGGAGCCCTGTCCGGCCACCGGCCTGCTCTGCACGAGGGGCACCGGACCTACGTGGAGCACGCGGTGCGGCAGTACACGAGCCAGGGGCCGGACGCCTTCGTGCCCGTCCAGCCGTACTGGGCGGTGCGCAAGGACAATGGTCGGCGCTGGGAGCTCTACGCATGGTGGCGCCGCTACCAGTCGGCCGACGGCACGGTGCGCGAGTACCGGCGCCTGAGACACGGGGACGCCCGTGCGTCGAGCCGGGGTGAGATCGCGGTCGCCGCGTACACCGCGGCGTTCGGAGCCGACGCGGCGTGGCCGCGCCGCTGGAACCAGGAATTCGTGATCCACGGCTCTCCCGGGCCCGTCGCGAGGGTCAGGATCATCGAGATCGGCCTGGGCGACGGATCGCGGACCGTTCAGTTCGACGGAACTGCGGAGGAGGCCAAGGCGTACTACGAGGCGCACGGCGGCCCCCACGTGAGGAATGTGGTCAGGGGCGGTCCGGAGCGTCCCGGGGCGGCCTGCTTCGACTGCAAGCAGTTCACCGGGTGTGAGGCGGTGTCCCGCTCTCCGGGGGTACTGGCACTGCCCTCCCGCCGGTTACCGCTGCGGAAGGTGTCCATCAGCGACCTCAGGTACCACGCCGCCTGCCCGGCGCAGTCCCTGCTGCGCTCCCTGCACCTGCCGAAAACAGGTGAGTACAGCGACGCGGCCAAGCTCGGCCAGGCCGTGCACGGTTGGGTCGAGGCGCTCCACCGCCGCACCGGCCCCATTCCCTGCACGCGCGGTGACATGCCCCCGCCGGGGGAGAACTGGACCGCCGGCCGGTGGAGGGTCCCGGACGAGGAGGCGGAGACGGGCCGCGCCATGCTCCTGCAGCATGTGGACTCGTGCCCCTTCCAGCTCCCCGAGGCCATCGAGCGGGTCGAATGCGAACCGACCCGGGTGTTTCACGACACGGCGGCCCAGGCGCTGGTCGTGGCCAAACCCGACCTGCTCTACAGGGAGGACGGTTCCTGGGTATGGCGGGAGCTCAAGACCACCCGCACTCCTGCCCGCATCGGCAAAGATCCGTTGGACGCGTATCCGCAGCTCGCCCTGGCCGTCGTCCTGCTTGCCCAGGGGGAGCTGGGCGGTGACCCCTCCGGATCGAGGGTGGAACTGGAGGTCCTCCGTCCCGATGGATCCGACCCCCACGTCATCGACCCGATGGACGCGGAGCGCCTGGCCAAGGCGCGAGCGGTGCTCCGACGGTACGCCGGCCCCTGGCGCGAGGACCGTGCGTGGGAGGCACGGCCGGGCGGGCACTGCCACCAGTGCCCGGTCTCGCGGTGGTGCCCGAGCGCCCAAGCCCCTGCCGACGCGGAGGAGAAGGCATGA
- a CDS encoding signal recognition particle has product MRDRSSWHRRCSRQLTDVWPDDLGAFRVADLLDVELGLYLLQSVAPTRAALDVWPLLGGYPHSEALGDVRSDEQRLRILRARHHLWVLRRGHAWSEALESYLRVPQQLRGYDLESVDAVPRRRVPARAARRFEVFEELLTTGPEFATRRVPLAGSGEHTFRAQDRLHSVEITDDLLLGALPRSHALDAAPAGRGEPVDVTWEELESAAAAMDAKEEVIGGSRSGWRGRLSRVRLLVRDEALGRFTRGERLRIDQLLHLVGMVGAGKSTLRDILTYHLVTRTSRRVTLVVGDVAETLAVVELFKRLGVAAAPILGHSTRERNIGRLHRRTAVAGADTMLGHDHPGFAYLSSACPVDVLRGMEARRPLGIREAPCLGLYPAVDQEETPDDPLVEAENPAGRRSRPKPQRKLCPLWNRCPRHRGARDLVDARVWVATPAGLVHSSVPQHQHDEQIRYLELACRLSDLIIVDEADRVQMQLDTVFAPASTLVGTYPNSWFDEVAVHKFQQMARDGRLQLSERDVDDWTNAVNTVSAATDRLYSLLVKDGELRQWISVDYFSAFTLHNLLIDSWFPGRDAGDQPPPAARLLDEALLRFRDDPLHEHESTGDGDQVTPLVNTFVHLALELLHAPQGARTRERLRSTLTAVVGHDSGVLDRIDVQARRFEFTLLLAALHSRLDFMTILWPRVEAALHLENASNVLSRRPPKDYEAVIPESPMGNVLGFQFRLTDSERDGDRSGELRFFHCNGVGRELLMRMGDLCRVDSRPAPHVLLMSATSWAGTSSRYHLHADVGAVLRPRDEEVEAVLGTEFRKEFLHWPGSEGPRPLRLSGCPPKERPQALVEMLRQLAVPDRSLPGASSMLDTELDEIPDQDRRRILLLVGSYDEARRAAEYLNGIPEWNGRVVQLVSDDADADTAWARLPEDPAVRTLTRGDVHSFAKIGGELLIAPLLAVERGHNIVLSTGKAAIGSVYFLARPHPRPDDIALAIQSINDWAVRQLRDTGRVFTQATLAAATPHQAAIGFRSRARRQWNRYLTRRMAWSSLRDDEKVAFTWDQLVVMWQVIGRLVRGGVPARVAFVDAAFSPREAGFEAVDTPGTSLLASMRAVLAPYFDEPGIVAQGAEAPPEPSPIDKSLVRELYEPLYRALVDMG; this is encoded by the coding sequence ATGCGTGATCGCAGCAGCTGGCACCGTCGTTGCTCCCGCCAGCTCACCGATGTATGGCCGGATGACCTCGGTGCGTTCCGGGTCGCCGATCTCCTCGATGTCGAACTGGGCCTCTATCTGCTGCAGAGCGTGGCGCCCACGCGCGCCGCACTCGACGTGTGGCCCCTCCTCGGCGGATACCCCCACAGCGAAGCGCTCGGGGACGTCCGCTCCGACGAACAGCGGCTGCGCATCCTGCGCGCCCGCCACCACCTGTGGGTCCTCAGACGCGGACACGCTTGGTCTGAGGCGCTGGAGTCGTACCTACGCGTGCCGCAGCAGCTGCGCGGATACGACCTCGAAAGCGTCGACGCGGTCCCGCGTCGACGCGTACCCGCCCGGGCAGCGCGTCGTTTCGAGGTGTTCGAAGAGCTGCTCACCACAGGACCCGAGTTCGCGACCCGCCGTGTTCCGCTCGCTGGGTCGGGCGAGCACACCTTCCGGGCCCAGGACCGGCTCCACTCGGTCGAGATCACCGACGACCTGCTGCTCGGCGCCCTTCCCAGGTCGCACGCCCTCGACGCGGCACCCGCCGGGCGCGGGGAACCCGTGGACGTGACCTGGGAAGAACTCGAGTCGGCGGCCGCAGCCATGGACGCGAAGGAGGAGGTCATCGGCGGCTCCCGAAGCGGATGGCGCGGTCGACTGAGCCGTGTCCGGTTACTCGTCCGGGACGAGGCCCTCGGTCGGTTCACGCGGGGCGAGCGCCTCAGGATCGACCAGCTGCTCCACCTGGTCGGCATGGTCGGTGCGGGCAAGTCGACCCTCCGCGACATCCTCACCTACCACCTGGTCACTCGGACGTCGCGCCGTGTCACCCTGGTCGTCGGCGACGTCGCCGAAACCCTGGCCGTCGTGGAGCTGTTCAAGCGGCTCGGGGTAGCGGCGGCACCCATCCTCGGCCACTCCACGCGAGAGCGGAACATCGGACGCCTGCACCGCCGCACCGCGGTGGCGGGCGCCGACACCATGCTGGGACACGACCACCCCGGCTTCGCATACCTGAGCAGTGCCTGCCCCGTGGACGTGCTGCGCGGCATGGAGGCACGCAGGCCCCTCGGCATCAGGGAAGCCCCGTGCCTCGGGCTGTACCCCGCTGTGGACCAGGAAGAGACCCCGGACGATCCACTGGTCGAAGCGGAGAACCCGGCCGGCCGAAGGTCGCGCCCCAAGCCCCAGCGGAAGCTGTGCCCGCTGTGGAACCGCTGTCCGAGACATCGCGGCGCCCGGGACCTCGTCGATGCCCGCGTCTGGGTTGCGACCCCCGCCGGGCTGGTGCACAGCTCCGTGCCCCAGCACCAGCACGACGAGCAGATCCGTTACCTGGAACTCGCCTGCCGACTCAGCGACCTGATCATCGTCGACGAGGCGGACCGCGTGCAGATGCAGCTCGACACCGTGTTCGCCCCGGCCAGCACCCTCGTCGGCACCTACCCGAACTCATGGTTCGACGAGGTCGCCGTCCACAAGTTCCAGCAGATGGCCCGAGACGGGCGGCTCCAGCTGTCCGAACGCGACGTCGACGACTGGACGAACGCCGTCAACACCGTGAGCGCCGCCACCGACCGGCTCTATTCGCTCCTGGTCAAGGACGGGGAGCTGCGGCAGTGGATCAGCGTCGACTACTTCAGCGCGTTCACCCTGCACAACCTGCTGATCGACAGCTGGTTCCCCGGACGGGACGCGGGCGACCAACCACCGCCCGCGGCACGGCTGCTGGACGAGGCGTTGCTGCGGTTCCGGGACGACCCCCTGCACGAGCACGAGAGCACTGGTGACGGCGACCAGGTGACCCCCCTGGTCAACACCTTCGTCCACCTGGCCCTCGAACTGCTCCACGCCCCCCAGGGCGCCCGCACCCGGGAACGGCTCCGCTCCACCCTCACTGCTGTCGTGGGCCACGACTCCGGAGTCCTCGACCGGATCGACGTACAGGCCCGACGCTTCGAGTTCACCCTGCTCCTCGCCGCGCTCCACAGCCGACTCGACTTCATGACCATCCTGTGGCCGCGCGTCGAGGCCGCACTCCACCTGGAGAACGCGTCGAACGTCCTCTCCCGCAGACCTCCGAAGGACTACGAGGCGGTCATCCCCGAATCACCGATGGGCAACGTCCTCGGCTTCCAGTTTCGCCTCACGGACTCGGAGCGCGACGGTGACCGCAGCGGTGAGCTGCGCTTCTTCCACTGCAACGGTGTGGGGCGCGAACTCCTCATGCGAATGGGCGACCTGTGTCGGGTGGACAGTCGACCCGCCCCCCACGTTCTGCTCATGTCCGCGACCAGCTGGGCCGGCACTTCCAGCCGGTACCACCTGCACGCCGATGTGGGAGCCGTGCTTCGCCCGCGGGACGAGGAGGTCGAGGCCGTCCTCGGCACCGAGTTCCGCAAGGAGTTCCTCCACTGGCCGGGCAGCGAAGGGCCGCGGCCCCTGCGGCTGTCGGGCTGCCCCCCGAAGGAACGGCCCCAGGCGCTCGTCGAGATGCTCCGGCAGCTCGCGGTTCCTGACCGCAGCCTGCCCGGCGCGTCCAGCATGCTCGACACCGAGCTGGACGAGATCCCCGACCAGGATCGACGCCGCATCCTGCTCCTCGTCGGCAGCTACGACGAGGCGCGGCGCGCGGCCGAGTACCTCAATGGGATCCCCGAGTGGAACGGCCGTGTCGTCCAACTCGTCTCGGACGACGCGGACGCCGACACCGCCTGGGCCCGGCTGCCGGAGGACCCCGCGGTGCGCACCCTCACCCGAGGTGACGTGCACTCCTTTGCGAAGATCGGCGGCGAACTCCTGATCGCGCCGCTGCTCGCGGTGGAACGAGGGCACAACATCGTGCTGAGCACGGGCAAGGCCGCGATCGGCAGCGTCTACTTCCTCGCCCGGCCCCACCCGCGGCCCGACGACATCGCCCTCGCCATCCAGTCGATCAACGATTGGGCGGTACGCCAGCTCCGGGACACCGGAAGGGTCTTCACACAGGCGACGCTCGCGGCTGCCACGCCGCACCAGGCCGCCATCGGGTTCCGTAGTCGCGCCCGCCGCCAGTGGAACCGGTACCTCACCCGCCGAATGGCCTGGTCCAGCCTCCGGGACGACGAGAAGGTCGCCTTCACCTGGGACCAGCTGGTCGTGATGTGGCAGGTGATCGGCCGCCTCGTACGTGGCGGTGTGCCTGCCAGGGTGGCCTTCGTGGACGCCGCCTTCTCACCCCGCGAGGCGGGATTCGAGGCTGTCGACACCCCGGGCACCAGCCTGCTGGCGAGCATGCGCGCCGTGCTGGCCCCCTACTTCGACGAGCCCGGCATCGTCGCTCAAGGCGCCGAAGCTCCGCCGGAACCCTCTCCGATCGACAAGTCGCTCGTCCGCGAGCTGTACGAGCCGCTCTACCGCGCCCTCGTCGACATGGGCTGA
- a CDS encoding site-specific integrase has product MAFHEWHARWWQARVVEPHTLRGDASSIKNHVLPHWADWEMRAITRMDVQSWIRGLVEKGVGASATKRAYNLLSSIMRTAVDDDVIAVSPCRNIDLPQIAIKPPQWFTLDQAQSIVDELPAPWRTMCLLGFYTGLRWGELAGLHRHRIDRRRSRLFVVEVNTKSGIKEYPKSSRSRREVPLPPHVLDALEQHIHPLDRDALVFTTITKGRAGRRLDDGNWRRQTWWPAIEKAHYFDTEGEQLPVPHYPPHSMRHTCASWLVQKGVSLYEVQHLLGHESFQTTQRYAHLQPDAHKAVLAAWERLDVPLTFAA; this is encoded by the coding sequence ATGGCGTTTCACGAGTGGCATGCCCGCTGGTGGCAGGCCCGCGTCGTCGAGCCCCACACGCTGCGCGGCGACGCCTCCAGCATCAAGAACCACGTGCTGCCCCACTGGGCCGACTGGGAGATGCGGGCCATCACCCGCATGGACGTCCAGAGCTGGATCCGCGGACTGGTCGAGAAGGGGGTCGGTGCCTCGGCGACCAAGAGGGCCTACAACCTGCTGTCGTCCATCATGCGTACGGCCGTCGACGACGATGTCATCGCGGTCAGCCCCTGCCGGAACATCGACCTGCCGCAGATCGCGATCAAGCCTCCGCAATGGTTCACCCTCGATCAGGCGCAGAGCATTGTCGACGAGCTCCCGGCCCCTTGGCGCACCATGTGTCTGCTCGGCTTCTACACGGGCCTGCGCTGGGGCGAACTCGCCGGCCTGCACCGCCATCGGATCGACCGGCGCCGTTCCCGCCTGTTCGTGGTGGAGGTCAACACCAAGAGCGGCATCAAGGAGTACCCCAAGAGTTCGAGGAGCCGTCGGGAGGTTCCGCTCCCACCACACGTCCTGGACGCCCTCGAACAGCACATCCACCCGCTCGACCGCGACGCCCTGGTCTTCACCACCATCACCAAGGGCCGCGCCGGCCGTCGGCTCGACGACGGCAACTGGCGCCGCCAGACCTGGTGGCCGGCCATCGAGAAAGCCCACTACTTCGACACCGAGGGGGAGCAACTCCCCGTCCCGCACTATCCGCCCCACTCCATGCGCCACACCTGCGCCTCGTGGCTCGTCCAGAAGGGAGTCTCGCTCTACGAGGTCCAGCACCTCCTCGGCCACGAGAGCTTCCAGACCACCCAGCGCTACGCCCACCTGCAGCCGGACGCGCACAAAGCAGTGCTGGCAGCTTGGGAGCGTTTGGACGTCCCGCTGACCTTTGCAGCGTAA